From Pseudoalteromonas rubra, one genomic window encodes:
- a CDS encoding toxin TcdB middle/N-terminal domain-containing protein: MKRRLISVRRSAMLLALMGFNSMASTDKPTSYTLKWSEVEGASHYLLEEKQSDGSWKGVHEQQTAEQQATISKTSHGKYTYRVSGCITDSSQTVHCGEEIAEYSDPLTIDTANIVPGDDIFNFFAATNDSNLVDLPAPGTGNITAVTPGQFRIDESGNATYHIPFDLPIGPAGVKPELGLSYSSSNTHIGTAGIGWSLSGLSVIARCPKSHFYDKLGNTFVEDVQLDQNDAFCVDGQRLIEIENGKFRTEQDTFTEYQISLSGSEVLGFTATTKSNDTYYYGEPDTLASTVTSNSVKTIQSELTGNLAIANTWALSAVSDLYGNQINYQYMTSNQQVTLQKITYGQVEVILNHSTLGLGAKYGYRLGQRYQQSQYLTSASIQVNKKHYRYYDLKYNTVNNNKYLTSVTLQRDANQGKARAVTFTWDNSAPEFNNVADSTLDLSDIDNAYAKVTRILDLNGDGYSDLIAPTSDKNWKVKFGNDDGSESISVAIANDPSSHYSFKNAQVTDFNGDGRQDLIIPVHSDQHIVWQVIYYEPKETSIESCEGGANATWNRERARELGFCRTVVIKTNLKSKELFRTPNNRSGNAEYLAVDNIRFADVNGDGLLDLTYLVHNRRANQFSWIENSSVVARLNLANSGGTAHFGDEIELLNSDDYKQDTTKESRFVALEWAEHNGDGLSDAVAVMAEYIYGTINMGHYGSGIIAGNIHQRHAVFTNKGLSFDSYSTFASESLEGTKYSSSQSDILEPEIKLSDLNRDGLTDVIYKDNGHWYGAVSNGVGHLSTKLISPLNDKKKEDFLFMDFDSDGGVDLVVYDEKSKYWQVYETRSNTSDYGFYETEKYTGNRSAGDRYRAILTLQKSDEDAIQYGDFDGDGATDWALYSSSGKEWRMYHQNYQKFGQLYKRNAIHSFTDGMGNTTSVEYKPLTDASVYEGVVEARFPILSITNPIYVVSKATSPSGSSSGGVASIDYVYANMAFHGQGRGFLGFGRLTTIDSRHSDYYMVSSTEYSQGFDETQEKKTYLKSPQLVGMPLSTRQTMVSKSDSTEILLSESSNRYETITTVAGSDPNVVRGPYFTFVKTSVESSYLLDTPEGGQVYTSGALKSKTTTTQSFDHHGNLTKSEVKVTDSVNNTYTTTTENDYSNAPADCPDASALNSFGGDYARFGRLTCTKVTKEAVARTTETRFSAFGYNSKGVLAAEVVNANDDNLKVTTTYGFDSYGNRTSTKVSAKQLQHNNAFGNKPTFGEAFSRESRVKYDEQGRFIEYEVNAAGHAICYERDSTSGLVTSKRTHLVEGSDPGSDLCAQSGGMETTYHYNLLGQLVGEKSPSNIVTAITREINSVGLKETVNRSGKQPKVTQYNKMGNPISEITYGFDANKTSVVYISYDDFGRVYRQSVPMQGSAHGLLLSGLPQSKLIFTEYDVLGRVIKTTSPSFNGESVTVTTKYDGSVVFETHSSGDKTTVKRKSYNALGELVSVTDNSGHQDASGIVYGYDVHGQLKTTRDGKNNLVAMSYDVLGNKTSMQDPDKGNWQYAYNGFGELKWQKDAKGSVTWYNYDALGRTTARIDSAQSDFSAQSRCFSYDTLGVGTLESEKVVSGRSCDVDANKEFEKTYQYDALYRPEAVATTVYNSSKDNYTVKQSTSYDALGRVYLKRLSETFAVGYKYNARGFKYQEVGLRYNPQTHKVDETTLKTISTVNHRNQVTSETYAGQTLSYGYDEYTGLNNGLTASGIQTGRDGAQGFSAAYQYNGFGQLSTRTFTNLYSKASEETFTYDGLNRLSTATTRFGTASQSYHYCYDVLGNMLKKRSDTACGTGTNRFEYGSSTRTNGNAGPHALRLDNKTGKTYHYDNNGNMTSDGERTLRYSGFDKVTQIQKNNALRVDFSYGAGLSRYYRKDTYLSGADEAKGKVNRETYYLGAYQRIETDSGEVTKQYHIGNMQITENMITGKVTHKLLVRDHLGSVLAVSEINANHTAGILVQTFRYDPFGQQYAMSEGLGSLFEGYMRQGFTGHEMLNEVNIIHMNGRIYDPTLGRFLQADPYIQAPQNSQSYNRYSYVLNNPLSYTDPSGYFFNPLKKLGRNIIRAATKIFGKEVVNIVGTIVATVYGGPAGAAIWTYEYNRAMGVPSSGALKAAAISYVTASAFQQIGKHFDALSGATPESTVSFGGSMLTGSQVAQQIFAHAMVGGISSTLQGGKFGHGFFSAGVTKGAGGAFLPGSADIGGALDLAKNTVISAMIGGTASVISGGKFSNGARTAAMQYLLNQAGKVDYAKIREDMWRTLGEHWDSIWEEQKMVASNPNAAKVVVGAVGLVTCPINGCSVAAYAISGLTLSDGLIEGSTVETVLNQTELVSPQTASKAGSAVSIATGAYGFSGAIKGIGTRAITGNGLSNKVQVPLTVVDTTVFQLELQGNIDKISN; the protein is encoded by the coding sequence TTGAAAAGACGGTTAATCTCAGTCAGACGCAGTGCCATGCTGTTAGCCCTGATGGGCTTCAACAGTATGGCGTCGACTGATAAGCCTACCAGCTACACCCTCAAATGGAGTGAGGTTGAAGGCGCTTCACATTATTTATTAGAAGAAAAACAAAGTGATGGGAGCTGGAAGGGGGTTCATGAACAGCAAACTGCTGAGCAACAGGCGACAATCAGCAAAACCAGTCACGGTAAATACACCTATCGGGTTAGTGGTTGTATTACAGACAGCAGTCAGACAGTGCACTGTGGAGAAGAGATCGCGGAATATAGTGACCCTCTGACAATTGATACCGCGAATATCGTGCCTGGTGACGATATTTTTAACTTTTTTGCTGCCACCAATGACAGTAATTTGGTGGACTTGCCAGCACCTGGTACGGGCAATATCACCGCGGTTACGCCAGGTCAATTCAGAATTGATGAGTCGGGAAATGCCACGTATCACATACCGTTTGACTTGCCGATTGGGCCAGCTGGTGTAAAGCCCGAACTGGGGCTGAGTTACTCAAGCTCTAACACACATATAGGTACTGCCGGTATCGGCTGGTCGTTGAGTGGCCTTTCTGTCATCGCACGTTGTCCAAAGTCGCATTTTTACGACAAGCTCGGCAATACATTTGTTGAGGACGTGCAGCTGGATCAAAATGATGCATTTTGTGTTGACGGACAGCGTCTTATTGAGATTGAAAATGGGAAATTCCGTACCGAGCAGGATACGTTTACAGAATACCAAATCTCGTTATCCGGAAGTGAAGTTTTAGGCTTTACCGCGACCACCAAGTCAAATGACACTTACTATTACGGGGAGCCTGACACCTTAGCGAGTACAGTGACGTCTAACTCAGTCAAAACCATTCAATCTGAGCTGACGGGTAATTTAGCGATTGCCAACACCTGGGCACTAAGTGCTGTATCAGATCTCTATGGTAACCAGATTAACTATCAGTACATGACGTCCAATCAACAGGTAACATTACAAAAGATTACATATGGTCAGGTTGAAGTTATTCTGAATCATAGTACGTTGGGCTTAGGTGCAAAATATGGCTATCGCCTTGGGCAGCGTTATCAGCAGTCTCAATATTTAACGTCAGCTTCAATTCAGGTCAATAAAAAACACTACCGATATTACGACCTGAAATATAATACGGTAAATAATAATAAGTATCTCACTTCGGTTACTTTACAGCGTGATGCTAATCAGGGCAAAGCGAGAGCAGTGACTTTTACCTGGGATAACTCTGCACCTGAATTTAACAATGTTGCCGACTCAACATTGGACCTGAGCGACATAGATAATGCCTATGCCAAGGTTACCCGTATTCTTGATTTGAATGGGGATGGATATTCGGATCTGATTGCACCAACCAGTGATAAAAACTGGAAAGTAAAGTTTGGCAATGACGATGGCAGTGAGAGCATTTCAGTTGCTATTGCAAACGACCCATCATCTCACTATAGCTTCAAGAATGCGCAGGTTACCGACTTCAACGGGGACGGGCGACAAGATTTGATTATACCTGTTCACAGTGATCAACATATCGTTTGGCAGGTTATTTACTACGAGCCGAAAGAAACGTCAATAGAATCCTGCGAAGGGGGAGCGAACGCAACTTGGAACAGAGAGCGAGCACGTGAACTAGGGTTCTGTCGTACGGTTGTAATTAAGACAAACTTGAAGTCAAAAGAGCTGTTCAGAACGCCTAATAACCGCTCTGGCAATGCGGAATACCTAGCAGTTGATAATATACGCTTTGCTGATGTCAATGGTGATGGCCTGCTGGATTTGACCTACCTGGTTCATAATCGCAGGGCTAATCAATTTAGCTGGATTGAAAACAGTTCGGTAGTTGCCAGGCTTAATCTTGCCAATAGCGGCGGCACTGCGCATTTTGGCGATGAAATTGAGCTGTTAAATTCAGACGATTACAAACAGGACACAACAAAGGAAAGCCGCTTTGTAGCGCTGGAATGGGCAGAGCATAACGGTGATGGTCTGTCAGATGCGGTGGCTGTTATGGCTGAGTATATCTATGGCACTATCAATATGGGACACTATGGTTCAGGGATTATAGCGGGCAATATTCACCAAAGGCATGCTGTGTTTACAAACAAAGGGCTGAGTTTTGATTCGTACAGTACGTTCGCCAGTGAATCCCTGGAGGGGACTAAATACTCCTCGTCCCAATCGGATATTTTAGAACCTGAAATAAAGCTATCTGATCTCAATAGGGATGGTCTTACCGATGTGATCTATAAAGATAATGGACATTGGTACGGTGCGGTTTCAAACGGAGTTGGACATCTAAGTACCAAATTGATTTCGCCACTGAACGACAAAAAGAAAGAAGACTTTTTGTTTATGGATTTTGATTCTGACGGCGGTGTAGATTTGGTAGTTTATGATGAAAAAAGCAAATACTGGCAAGTCTATGAAACACGCTCGAATACCTCAGATTATGGGTTTTATGAAACGGAAAAGTACACAGGCAACCGCAGTGCAGGTGACCGTTATCGCGCTATTCTGACACTTCAAAAGTCGGATGAAGATGCTATTCAGTATGGAGACTTCGATGGTGATGGAGCAACCGACTGGGCATTGTATTCCAGTTCCGGAAAAGAGTGGCGCATGTACCATCAGAATTATCAAAAATTTGGTCAATTATACAAGCGCAATGCTATTCATTCTTTTACAGATGGGATGGGAAATACCACCAGCGTGGAGTATAAACCGTTAACGGATGCGAGCGTCTATGAAGGCGTTGTAGAGGCTCGTTTCCCTATCCTCTCAATCACTAACCCCATCTATGTTGTTAGCAAAGCAACCAGCCCCAGTGGTTCATCCTCAGGAGGCGTAGCTTCTATTGATTATGTATATGCCAATATGGCGTTTCATGGTCAGGGTCGTGGCTTTTTGGGTTTTGGCAGGTTGACGACAATAGATAGTCGCCACAGTGATTACTATATGGTTTCTTCAACGGAATATAGTCAGGGTTTTGATGAGACGCAAGAGAAGAAAACTTATCTGAAATCGCCCCAGCTGGTGGGGATGCCGTTGTCGACCAGACAAACCATGGTGTCAAAATCAGACAGTACCGAGATCCTGTTGTCTGAGTCGAGCAATCGCTATGAGACGATTACTACGGTGGCTGGCAGTGACCCCAATGTAGTGCGTGGCCCTTATTTTACTTTTGTAAAAACAAGCGTAGAGTCGAGCTATTTGCTTGATACACCCGAAGGGGGGCAAGTGTATACCAGTGGTGCACTCAAGTCGAAAACGACGACAACACAGAGTTTTGACCATCACGGCAACCTAACCAAGAGCGAAGTCAAGGTAACTGATAGCGTCAATAATACCTATACGACAACGACCGAAAATGACTACAGTAATGCTCCAGCAGACTGTCCCGATGCATCCGCGCTGAACAGCTTTGGTGGTGATTATGCACGTTTTGGTCGCCTTACGTGTACCAAAGTGACAAAAGAAGCTGTTGCAAGGACAACAGAAACTCGCTTCAGTGCGTTTGGTTATAACAGCAAAGGGGTTTTAGCCGCAGAAGTCGTCAATGCCAATGACGATAATCTAAAAGTAACGACAACTTATGGATTTGATTCATATGGCAACCGAACGTCAACTAAGGTTTCAGCGAAACAATTACAACACAACAATGCATTTGGTAACAAGCCGACATTTGGTGAAGCTTTTTCTCGTGAATCTCGCGTTAAGTACGACGAACAAGGCCGATTCATTGAGTATGAAGTCAACGCCGCAGGACATGCTATTTGTTATGAGCGGGATAGTACATCTGGGCTTGTAACGTCAAAAAGAACCCATTTAGTAGAGGGCTCAGATCCCGGCTCAGACCTTTGTGCGCAGAGCGGTGGAATGGAGACTACATATCACTACAACCTACTGGGGCAACTAGTTGGTGAAAAGTCACCATCTAATATCGTCACCGCTATTACCAGAGAGATAAACAGTGTCGGGCTAAAAGAAACGGTAAACCGCTCAGGCAAGCAGCCCAAAGTAACCCAGTACAATAAAATGGGTAACCCGATAAGTGAAATAACCTATGGCTTTGATGCCAATAAAACCAGTGTTGTATACATTAGTTATGACGACTTTGGACGGGTGTATCGCCAGTCGGTACCTATGCAGGGAAGTGCGCATGGCCTGTTGCTGAGCGGTCTCCCACAAAGCAAATTGATATTTACCGAATATGATGTGCTGGGCAGAGTGATAAAAACGACGTCTCCAAGCTTTAATGGAGAGTCAGTTACAGTTACGACTAAATACGATGGTTCTGTCGTCTTCGAGACCCATAGCAGTGGGGATAAAACGACAGTCAAGCGAAAAAGTTACAATGCACTGGGTGAACTAGTTTCGGTGACGGATAACAGTGGTCACCAAGATGCGAGTGGTATTGTGTATGGCTACGATGTGCATGGTCAGCTTAAAACAACTCGAGATGGCAAAAATAATCTGGTTGCAATGTCTTATGATGTCCTTGGCAATAAAACCAGTATGCAGGATCCGGATAAGGGCAACTGGCAATATGCCTATAACGGGTTTGGTGAGTTAAAGTGGCAAAAAGATGCCAAGGGCTCTGTCACCTGGTATAACTATGATGCGCTGGGCCGCACTACAGCTCGGATAGACAGTGCTCAATCTGACTTTTCTGCTCAATCCCGTTGCTTCAGTTATGACACATTGGGGGTTGGCACGCTGGAGTCAGAAAAAGTGGTGTCTGGCCGTAGCTGTGATGTGGATGCCAATAAAGAGTTTGAAAAAACGTATCAATACGATGCGTTGTACCGCCCAGAGGCAGTTGCCACGACAGTTTATAATAGCAGCAAAGATAACTATACCGTTAAGCAAAGCACGTCATACGATGCGCTGGGTCGTGTGTACCTCAAGAGGCTGAGTGAAACCTTTGCGGTGGGTTATAAATACAATGCACGAGGCTTCAAGTATCAGGAAGTCGGGCTGCGTTATAATCCACAGACTCACAAAGTGGATGAAACCACGTTGAAAACCATATCAACAGTGAACCACCGTAACCAGGTAACCTCCGAAACCTATGCAGGCCAAACGCTGAGTTATGGCTATGATGAGTATACTGGCCTTAATAATGGTCTGACAGCAAGCGGAATTCAGACTGGTCGGGATGGCGCACAAGGGTTCTCTGCTGCATACCAATATAATGGCTTTGGCCAGTTGAGCACTCGTACTTTTACTAATCTCTACAGCAAGGCCAGTGAAGAAACCTTTACCTATGACGGACTAAATCGATTGTCCACAGCGACAACTAGGTTTGGTACAGCCAGCCAGTCTTACCATTATTGCTATGATGTACTTGGCAACATGCTGAAAAAACGTTCCGACACAGCTTGTGGCACAGGTACAAATCGCTTTGAATATGGCAGTAGTACACGCACTAATGGCAACGCCGGGCCCCATGCTCTCAGGTTAGATAACAAAACCGGGAAAACCTATCACTACGATAATAACGGTAATATGACCTCGGATGGTGAGCGTACATTACGTTATTCAGGTTTTGATAAAGTGACGCAGATCCAGAAAAACAATGCGCTGCGCGTTGACTTTAGTTACGGTGCTGGTCTGAGTCGTTACTACCGTAAAGACACTTATCTGAGCGGTGCGGACGAAGCCAAAGGTAAGGTAAACAGAGAAACCTATTACCTGGGCGCATATCAACGTATTGAGACTGACTCAGGCGAGGTGACTAAGCAATATCACATCGGTAACATGCAGATCACCGAAAACATGATCACAGGCAAAGTGACGCATAAGCTGTTGGTGCGCGATCACCTGGGTTCGGTATTGGCGGTCAGCGAGATCAACGCCAATCACACAGCCGGGATACTCGTTCAGACTTTCCGTTACGATCCATTTGGTCAGCAATATGCGATGAGCGAGGGGTTAGGCAGTCTGTTCGAAGGGTATATGCGCCAGGGCTTTACCGGCCACGAAATGCTCAATGAGGTCAATATCATTCATATGAATGGTCGGATCTACGATCCAACGCTTGGCCGCTTTTTACAGGCTGACCCGTATATACAGGCGCCACAGAATAGCCAAAGCTATAATCGCTACAGCTATGTACTGAACAACCCGCTGAGCTATACCGACCCGAGTGGGTATTTCTTCAACCCGCTTAAAAAGCTGGGTCGGAACATAATACGTGCGGCAACCAAGATCTTTGGTAAAGAGGTGGTCAATATCGTTGGTACTATTGTAGCTACAGTCTATGGTGGGCCCGCTGGGGCAGCGATTTGGACATATGAGTACAACCGGGCTATGGGCGTGCCAAGTTCCGGAGCGCTGAAAGCCGCGGCAATTTCATATGTAACGGCGTCCGCATTCCAGCAGATAGGGAAACACTTTGATGCTCTAAGCGGAGCAACACCAGAATCAACGGTTAGCTTTGGTGGTAGCATGCTGACCGGCTCTCAGGTTGCACAACAGATTTTTGCACATGCAATGGTTGGCGGAATTTCATCGACTTTACAAGGTGGAAAGTTTGGCCATGGCTTTTTCAGCGCCGGTGTAACCAAAGGTGCTGGAGGCGCGTTTTTGCCAGGAAGCGCCGACATTGGTGGTGCACTCGATCTTGCTAAGAACACAGTGATTTCAGCCATGATAGGCGGGACCGCCTCTGTGATCTCTGGCGGTAAATTCTCTAATGGTGCGCGCACTGCTGCGATGCAGTATCTGTTAAATCAGGCTGGTAAGGTTGATTATGCGAAGATCAGAGAGGACATGTGGCGTACGCTAGGCGAGCACTGGGATTCCATATGGGAAGAACAAAAGATGGTAGCATCAAATCCAAACGCTGCTAAAGTTGTGGTGGGTGCAGTGGGTTTAGTTACTTGTCCGATAAATGGCTGCAGTGTAGCTGCATACGCCATTTCAGGTTTGACATTGTCTGATGGGTTAATAGAGGGCTCTACTGTTGAAACAGTGTTGAACCAGACTGAACTCGTAAGCCCACAAACCGCTTCGAAGGCAGGCTCTGCGGTCAGCATTGCCACGGGTGCTTATGGATTTTCTGGGGCTATTAAAGGTATTGGTACCAGAGCCATTACTGGGAATGGCTTATCAAATAAGGTTCAAGTCCCCCTTACTGTAGTAGATACCACTGTTTTTCAGTTGGAGCTACAGGGCAATATTGATAAAATTTCTAATTAA
- a CDS encoding methyl-accepting chemotaxis protein, with amino-acid sequence MKLSNKLYSAFGVLIVLMVMSSTLVWFKVATETARAQEVIGDDLPAMILYSRLLDTEHQLKSTALGYMNGDTSKKSAFNDVFRKYKEVHTELYRYESAKQADREKMAHILKNITTYHQRVNQDVFGRYDPDAYQRIKARVDRLDSSTGEQLEALLDKLKEQEFSDAMQSTDLQESLNDDLPGVRYYLELVDEAGGMIAAVYSHTTGNTNAEADFNDDAASFEEYLNLLIPLEQKPNELQDIATIKRLYKAIRDEATAVFNSYDPTAFKQASATLSELDKKYIQDIAKILDVSAREEIDDATGALELLVEGLTSTSIVIIVITLIAAVLGMVIAYLISNSIVSRLNQVLGVSERISAGDISDRDIDHKGQDEIDGLAEATNKMARSLNELLHSIAHVVDDVRTSSQDIAEANDQIASRSRSSADQSTQVATAIEEMSATVSEVASQSQVAASHADQARTLASGGGETVGQTVSKIKTASQNVQKTAENVTHLGELSSQIGNVIGVIGSIAEQTNLLALNAAIEAARAGEQGRGFAVVADEVRTLAERTSKATEEVVSTVQSIQSQTEHAVSSMQNSVSQVDQSVSMAEAAGTQLDDIVQSASEIAAMIQAIATATEEQSVVASEMAQDITNIEQSSQSSLQDTQVAALSAQELNKQAEQLAQLVRKFRLRS; translated from the coding sequence ATGAAACTCAGTAATAAGCTCTACTCAGCCTTTGGTGTTCTGATTGTACTAATGGTGATGTCCAGTACACTCGTGTGGTTTAAGGTAGCGACCGAAACCGCCCGTGCGCAGGAAGTGATTGGCGACGACCTGCCAGCTATGATCCTCTATAGTCGGTTACTGGATACCGAGCACCAGCTCAAAAGTACAGCACTCGGATATATGAATGGTGATACGAGTAAAAAATCCGCCTTTAATGACGTATTCCGAAAATATAAAGAAGTGCACACAGAGCTGTATCGTTACGAGTCTGCTAAACAAGCAGATAGAGAAAAAATGGCCCATATTCTCAAGAACATTACGACTTACCATCAACGCGTGAATCAAGATGTTTTTGGCCGTTATGACCCTGATGCATACCAACGTATTAAAGCGCGTGTTGATCGCCTGGATTCCTCAACCGGAGAGCAGTTAGAAGCGCTGCTAGATAAACTAAAAGAACAAGAGTTTAGCGACGCAATGCAATCAACCGATTTGCAGGAGTCGCTTAATGATGACCTTCCTGGCGTTCGGTACTATCTGGAGTTGGTTGACGAAGCCGGAGGTATGATAGCGGCGGTCTATTCTCATACGACTGGTAATACAAATGCAGAGGCAGACTTTAACGACGATGCAGCCAGCTTTGAAGAATACTTAAATCTCCTGATCCCACTGGAGCAAAAGCCTAACGAACTACAGGACATCGCGACCATCAAGCGCTTATATAAAGCCATCCGGGATGAAGCAACAGCGGTGTTTAACAGTTATGATCCCACTGCATTTAAGCAGGCCTCCGCGACACTCAGCGAACTGGACAAAAAGTACATTCAGGATATCGCAAAAATCCTCGATGTGTCTGCAAGAGAGGAAATCGACGATGCAACTGGTGCATTGGAACTGTTAGTTGAAGGGCTCACGTCAACGTCGATTGTCATCATAGTGATCACGTTAATTGCCGCTGTTTTAGGCATGGTCATTGCCTATCTGATAAGCAATTCCATTGTCTCCAGACTGAACCAGGTGCTGGGAGTGTCAGAACGGATCAGTGCCGGTGATATCTCAGACAGAGACATTGACCACAAAGGTCAGGATGAAATTGACGGGCTCGCTGAAGCCACCAATAAAATGGCCCGCTCTTTGAACGAACTGCTCCATTCTATTGCACACGTCGTCGACGATGTTCGTACTTCCAGCCAGGATATTGCCGAGGCCAATGATCAAATCGCGTCTCGCAGCCGCTCTTCGGCAGATCAGTCAACTCAGGTTGCAACCGCCATTGAAGAGATGAGCGCCACCGTCTCTGAAGTTGCATCACAAAGCCAGGTTGCTGCCAGCCATGCCGACCAGGCTCGTACTTTAGCATCTGGTGGGGGAGAAACCGTTGGGCAAACCGTCAGTAAGATAAAAACCGCCTCGCAAAACGTACAGAAAACCGCTGAAAATGTAACTCACCTGGGTGAACTGAGCAGTCAGATTGGTAATGTGATTGGTGTCATTGGCAGCATTGCTGAGCAAACTAACCTGCTTGCATTAAATGCTGCCATTGAGGCAGCTCGGGCCGGTGAGCAGGGTCGCGGCTTTGCGGTAGTCGCCGACGAAGTAAGAACGCTGGCAGAGCGGACCTCCAAGGCAACCGAAGAAGTGGTATCAACCGTACAGTCTATTCAGTCTCAGACCGAACATGCGGTCAGCTCAATGCAAAACAGCGTATCTCAGGTTGATCAAAGTGTGTCGATGGCTGAGGCCGCGGGTACCCAGCTGGATGATATTGTGCAAAGCGCATCAGAAATTGCCGCTATGATCCAGGCTATTGCCACAGCCACTGAGGAGCAATCTGTGGTCGCCAGCGAAATGGCCCAGGACATTACAAATATCGAGCAATCCAGCCAGAGTTCTTTGCAAGATACCCAGGTTGCTGCGCTGTCTGCGCAAGAACTCAATAAACAAGCAGAGCAACTGGCTCAGTTGGTACGTAAATTCAGGTTGAGAAGTTAG